The following are from one region of the Salvelinus alpinus chromosome 16, SLU_Salpinus.1, whole genome shotgun sequence genome:
- the LOC139541043 gene encoding insulin gene enhancer protein ISL-2-like — translation MLCDGPMSGESLLSPAQTEFHSLGTVDVLSEYTLMLPGETLEHHSNTSKLGPGCNEKSCPQGAVWPCAGCGESIRDPVVLRVGSNQQWHTGCLYCDECHCPLGESVSCFLRDGRTLCRTDYARLFAEKCGGCGEAVLSSDLVVRAGRQNYHPDCLHCSLCGALLMPGDSFTLGPGGPCCQAEHTRPEQQIQKADTLKKRKGSGRRGGVWERRWLDRGRSRGVRVRVRTVLSDTQLKDLCTCYSQTPRPDAAVKLQLSQLTGLNKRVIRVWFQNKRCKDKKSHSKKGGTPVSDSDFTALLCTVARPMVVLSPEPPDFALQIYVYESSWQPLDSQIKLSADHDELTLTHIPQTTCFSEDLGCPPQQGDERPVTILTI, via the exons ATGCTTTGTGACGGACCAATGTCAGGAGAGAGCCTACTGAGTCCAGCTCAGACAGAATTCCACTCACTGGGGACAGTTGATGTCTTGTCAGAATACACCCTGATGTTACCGGGGGAAACCTTGGAGCACCACAGCAATACCAGCAAAT TGGGGCCAGGGTGCAATGAGAAGTCATGTCCACAGGGGGCGGTATGGCCCTGCGCTGGCTGTGGAGAGTCCATCAGAGACCCTGTGGTGCTACGGGTTGGGTCAAACCAGCAGTGGCACACAGGGTGTCTGTACTGTGACGAGTGCCACTGTCCCCTGGGAGAGAGTGTCAGCTGCTTCCTGAGGGACGGGAGGACCTTGTGTAGGACAGACTATGCACG actatTTGCAGAGAAGTGTGGAGGCTGCGGGGAGGCAGTACTGTCCTCTGACCTGGTTGTGAGGGCAGGAAGACAGAACTATCACCCTGACTGTCTGCACTGCTCGCTCTGTGGTGCATTACTCATGCCTGGGGATAGCTTCACCCTGGGACCAGGAGGACCATGCTGCCAGGCAGAGCACACGAGGCCAGAGCAACAGATACAAAAAGCAGACACACTAAAGAAAAGAAAAG ggtcagggagaagaggaggagtttGGGAGAGAAGGTGGTTGGACAGGGGTAGGAGTAGAGGGGTGCGGGTGCGAGTGCGTACCGTCCTCAGTGACACCCAGCTGAAAGACTTGTGCACCTGCTACTCCCAGACCCCCCGGCCCGACGCAGCGGTCAAGCTCCAGCTGAGTCAGCTGACTGGCCTAAACAAGCGGGTCATCAGGGTGTGGTTCCAGAACAAACGCTGCAAGGACAAGAAGAGCCACTCCAAAAAAGGAGGCACACCAGTGTCAGACTCGGACTTTAca GCCCTGCTGTGTACTGTAGCCAGACCGATGGTGGTCCTCTCTCCTGAGCCCCCTGACTTTGCCCTCCAGATTTACGTCTATGAGTCATCATGGCAACCACTTGACAGCCAAATCAAGCTCTCAGCTGACCACGACGAGCTGACCCTCACTCATATTCCCCAG ACAACGTGTTTTTCAGAAGACCTGGGTTGTCCACCG